Proteins encoded within one genomic window of Flavobacterium oreochromis:
- a CDS encoding OmpA family protein, which produces MFDNGKGLKSAKGAIQKVTTSIFFKFDVDVVDEKSKQALQNVLNFLLEHPHSGIRLEGYACVIGKQNYNNGLSQRRSDAVKKFFLDGGLKADRILSIGKGEVNATDDKQGRDNIKYKDEFDYIHNRRVDVSFTFEGHNAQTIVYETIAPSSDKNILLEVNGFETKSCFKTKDKHIKKIKVTSPAYPAAKVQNGDKIQIPVHSTLEAWSPAPLNYIWPKYNVLIRDESSNPYNVFVHSCRYFSNEQNSVILIKVFPDIKWNLEFSFNWEHPFAYTHSNLPEYSRNNPKDQKVTKIIRKDREAQSKAVGAGKESKKIANSPEMLTKFELKLVAKWDNEKQNFEVGAEFAKRIRSILDIFIKYKEIADKVKNTIGGATKRVH; this is translated from the coding sequence GTGTTTGACAATGGTAAAGGATTAAAAAGTGCCAAAGGAGCAATTCAAAAAGTAACCACTTCTATCTTTTTTAAGTTTGATGTAGATGTAGTAGATGAAAAAAGCAAACAGGCATTACAAAATGTATTAAACTTTTTATTAGAGCATCCGCATTCAGGCATTCGACTAGAAGGTTATGCTTGTGTAATAGGAAAACAGAATTACAACAACGGCTTATCGCAACGCCGAAGTGATGCGGTAAAAAAATTCTTCTTAGATGGGGGTTTAAAAGCGGATCGTATTCTATCTATAGGCAAAGGCGAAGTAAATGCTACCGATGACAAACAAGGCAGAGATAACATAAAATACAAAGACGAATTTGATTATATTCACAACCGTCGTGTAGATGTATCGTTTACTTTTGAAGGGCATAATGCGCAAACCATAGTGTATGAAACCATTGCGCCTAGCTCGGATAAAAATATACTGCTAGAAGTAAATGGCTTTGAAACCAAATCTTGTTTTAAAACCAAAGACAAGCATATTAAAAAAATAAAAGTGACCTCCCCTGCTTATCCCGCTGCAAAAGTGCAAAATGGGGATAAAATACAGATTCCTGTGCATTCTACTTTGGAAGCTTGGAGTCCCGCCCCATTGAATTATATATGGCCAAAGTATAACGTGCTTATTCGAGATGAATCGTCTAATCCTTATAATGTTTTTGTTCACTCATGTAGGTATTTTTCTAATGAACAAAATAGTGTGATTTTGATTAAGGTTTTTCCTGATATAAAATGGAATCTTGAATTTTCATTTAACTGGGAACATCCTTTTGCCTATACTCACAGCAATCTTCCTGAATACAGTAGAAATAATCCTAAAGATCAAAAAGTAACTAAAATAATCAGAAAAGATCGAGAAGCACAATCAAAAGCAGTAGGGGCTGGGAAAGAGAGCAAAAAAATTGCTAATAGCCCAGAAATGTTAACTAAATTTGAATTAAAACTGGTAGCAAAATGGGATAATGAAAAACAAAACTTTGAAGTAGGTGCTGAATTTGCAAAAAGAATAAGAAGCATACTTGATATCTTCATTAAATATAAAGAAATAGCTGATAAAGTTAAAAATACTATTGGTGGAGCTACAAAAAGAGTCCATTAA
- a CDS encoding LemA family protein, protein MNPILSYIIIAVLVIVVIATIISAYNKLVMLKFNVEKAFVNIDVILKQRADEIPNLINVLKESMRYEESVLENLTRLRTDFLNSSNFNNKIRLANDMDKTMKSIFAVSENYPELKTNGNFLSLQTRVSEIENAIADRREFFNESINMYNIGIHEFPSFIMARILFYKEKSLLQISEAEKNTMEFNSNIINFLKLISEKPEMMVFGTTFGIPLCIALLSLVGFIFRNIKLQNVFNPFFIFLSPQCAFAGLLGL, encoded by the coding sequence ATGAACCCAATACTCTCTTATATTATTATTGCTGTTCTTGTTATTGTTGTTATAGCTACAATAATTTCTGCCTACAATAAACTAGTAATGCTAAAATTTAATGTCGAAAAGGCTTTTGTCAATATCGATGTGATTTTAAAACAACGTGCCGATGAAATCCCCAATTTGATTAACGTACTCAAAGAATCAATGCGATACGAAGAATCGGTTTTAGAAAATTTGACTCGTTTGCGAACAGATTTTTTAAATTCGAGTAATTTTAATAATAAAATAAGGCTAGCCAACGATATGGATAAAACCATGAAATCTATTTTTGCAGTTTCAGAAAATTATCCTGAACTAAAAACCAATGGTAATTTTTTAAGTCTTCAAACACGAGTCTCAGAAATAGAAAATGCCATTGCCGATAGGAGAGAATTTTTTAATGAAAGTATCAATATGTACAATATTGGCATTCATGAGTTTCCTAGTTTTATCATGGCAAGAATTTTATTTTACAAAGAAAAATCGCTTTTACAAATCTCTGAAGCCGAAAAAAATACGATGGAGTTCAATTCTAATATTATCAACTTTTTAAAACTTATTTCTGAAAAACCAGAAATGATGGTTTTTGGCACTACCTTTGGCATTCCATTATGTATCGCATTATTGAGTCTTGTTGGTTTTATATTTAGAAATATAAAGTTGCAAAATGTTTTCAATCCTTTTTTTATTTTTTTGTCTCCTCAATGTGCATTTGCTGGATTATTGGGTTTGTAA